Sequence from the Hyalangium minutum genome:
CCGGTGCTCGCCAGCGACGTGCGAGAGGCGCGTGACTCCCTGGCAACGGTCAGCGTCGAGCTGCCGGTGCGCTGGCTGGGGGGACAGCTCCAGACGTGGGAGCAACTCGAGGAGCTCAAGCGCACCTGCCGCGAGCGCGGGGTAAAGCTCCACATGGACGGCGCCCGGCTGTGGGAGTCCCAACCCTTCTATGGGCGCTCCTACGCGGACATTTGCCGCGGCTTCGACTCCGTCTACGTGTCCTTCTACAAGATGGTGGGAGGCATGGGCGGCGCGATGGTGGTCGGCGGGCGCGACTTCATCCGCAACACACGCATCTGGAGACACCGGCACGGCGGCAACGTGTTCCACATGCTGCCGTACGTGGCGTCCGCGGCGATGCGCCTGGACGACGTGCTGCCCCGCATCCCCGGCTATGTCGAGCGCGCGAAGACGCTCTCGGAGGCGATCGCGAGCGACACGCGGCTCACGGTGCTCCCCCGCCCCGTGCAGACCAACCTCTTCCGCGTCTTCTTGCGCGGAGATCCGAAGGCGCTCTCGCGCCAGCGCGACCGCATCGCGAGCGAGGACAGAATCTGGGTGGCCAATGGCTTCAGCCAGACCCGTGTGCCCGGAGTGGTCGAGACGGAACTCCAGATCGGGCCGGGGCTCGGAGGCGTCAGCGACGCGGACGCCGCGCGAGCCTTCTCCCGCCTGCTCTCTGCCACCTGATGGCTCGAGCGGACGCAAGAAGGCGAGCTTCGAAGCATTCAGAAAAGTCATGGGCGGCGATCCTGGATGGGGCTGTGCCTCCTGGAAAGGTGCTCCTGCTGAGAGGAGATGCCCTAAAATCCCCCGGATGAGTTCACGTGAACGAACCGCTCGAAAGGGCCCCTTCCCCATCAAGGCCCGCATCCTCGAAGTTCTCCGGACGTCCCGCGTCAGCCCGCACATGGTGCGGGTGACGCTCGGCGGCAAAGAGCTGGAGGGTTTCCGGAGCGACGGCGCGGACGATCACATCCGGGTGTTCTTCCCTGCCCAGGGAGAGCGCGTGCCCGTCGTCCCGACCGGGATGGGGCCTCGGGGGCTGGAGTTCCCACCGGACAAGCCGCGCCCAGCGCTGCGCGACTACACCCCCCGGCGTCATGATGCCGCCAAGGGAGAGCTTGATATCGACTTCGTGATCCATGGCTCGGGCCCTGGCTCCACGTGGGCCGCCCAGGCGAAACCGGGTGACATGCTGGGCATCGCCGGTCCCCGAGGCTCGCTGATCGTCGACTACAGCTTCGACTGGTACCTCCTCTTTGGCGACGAGACCGCGCTGCCAGCGATGGCCCGGAGGCTCGAGGAGCTGCCCGCGGGCGCCCGCGCCATCGTGTTCGCCGAGGTCGCCGACGCCTCCGCGCGGATCCCACTCCCGAGCCAGGCCCACGTGGAGCTGACTTGGCTGTACCGCGAGGGCGCCCAGCCTGGCACCACGAACCACCTGGAGAAGGCCGTGCGGGAGCTGACCTTCCCACCGGGGGACTCCTTTGCGTGGGGCGCGGGTGAGTCCACCCTCATGCGCACGCTGCGGCTGCACCTGCTCAACGAGCGGAGGCTGAACAGGACGTGGATGAACGTCACCGGCTATTGGAAGCGGGGCGTGGAGGACCACGACCACGACGAGGAGTGAGCCCGCTCCTCAGGGGTGCTGCTCGAGGAGGGCGCCGGCTGGGCGCTCTCCCGAGACGATGATCGGGCAGTCCAGCCAGGGGTGCGGCAGGGTCGTCATCGGGTAGCCGAACGCACGGCTCAGGATGTCCCTCGTCATGACCGCGTGCGGCGGACCACAGGCGATGGCCTGATGATCGGCGAGGACCAGGACCTTGTCCGCGTACTGAGCGACCAGGTTCAGGTCATGGAGGATGAGGAGCGCCGCGACGCCCTCCCCGGTCAGCTCCTTCACGAGCCGCAAGGCCTTGTGCTGATGGGCGACGTCCAGGCTGCTCGTGGGCTCATCCAGCAGCATCAGCCGGCTTCCAACGTCCTCATGGATCTGCGCGAGCGCACGCGCGAGGTGGACGCGCTGCTGCTCTCCCCCCGAGAGCGTCAGGTAGTTGCGCCCCTCATATCCCTTGAGCCCTACCCGCTCCATGCAGGCGCGAGCGATGCGCACGTCCTCCCGCGACTCCGGACGGCGCTGCTGGTGGGGAAGCCGCCCCAGCATGACAACCTCCAGGGCCTCGTAGGCGAACTGGAGGTTCGTGGTCTGGGGCAGCACGGCCCGCCTCTGGGCCAGCTCGGCCTTCGAGCTGCTCCCGAGGGGAGCGCCGAAGACGCGGAGCTCTCCCCGCTGACAAGGCAGCTCACCGGTCAGGTGCTTGAAGAGCGTGCTCTTCCCCGCGCCATTGCGCCCGATGACCACCATGAACTCGCCAGGCTCCAGGGTCAGGTGGATGCCGGACAGGAGCTGCAGCTCGCCAATACGATAGTGGAGATCTCGAACTTCGAGCGCCGCGGTCATAGGGCGTGGGTCCTCCGCTGCCGCAAGAGCAGGAATAGGAAGAAGGGAGAGCCGGCGAGCGCGGTCACGATGCCGATGGG
This genomic interval carries:
- a CDS encoding threonine aldolase family protein — protein: MTHPKLSRAEFLALTGLLAGSSLLSSTGNAAEPKVTPPKAGAAGVAAPRAEPPALTGKALANLRRGCRGSLTPGSSEDDAAELIRVGEWVRKQGLSADFYGDGELVQSFEQRVAALLGFEDGCFMPTGTMAQLIVLRMYADASGNRNVGLHPSSHHVLHEDDSYAALHGLRAVLLCPWARPVLASDVREARDSLATVSVELPVRWLGGQLQTWEQLEELKRTCRERGVKLHMDGARLWESQPFYGRSYADICRGFDSVYVSFYKMVGGMGGAMVVGGRDFIRNTRIWRHRHGGNVFHMLPYVASAAMRLDDVLPRIPGYVERAKTLSEAIASDTRLTVLPRPVQTNLFRVFLRGDPKALSRQRDRIASEDRIWVANGFSQTRVPGVVETELQIGPGLGGVSDADAARAFSRLLSAT
- a CDS encoding siderophore-interacting protein; its protein translation is MSSRERTARKGPFPIKARILEVLRTSRVSPHMVRVTLGGKELEGFRSDGADDHIRVFFPAQGERVPVVPTGMGPRGLEFPPDKPRPALRDYTPRRHDAAKGELDIDFVIHGSGPGSTWAAQAKPGDMLGIAGPRGSLIVDYSFDWYLLFGDETALPAMARRLEELPAGARAIVFAEVADASARIPLPSQAHVELTWLYREGAQPGTTNHLEKAVRELTFPPGDSFAWGAGESTLMRTLRLHLLNERRLNRTWMNVTGYWKRGVEDHDHDEE
- a CDS encoding heme ABC transporter ATP-binding protein; this translates as MTAALEVRDLHYRIGELQLLSGIHLTLEPGEFMVVIGRNGAGKSTLFKHLTGELPCQRGELRVFGAPLGSSSKAELAQRRAVLPQTTNLQFAYEALEVVMLGRLPHQQRRPESREDVRIARACMERVGLKGYEGRNYLTLSGGEQQRVHLARALAQIHEDVGSRLMLLDEPTSSLDVAHQHKALRLVKELTGEGVAALLILHDLNLVAQYADKVLVLADHQAIACGPPHAVMTRDILSRAFGYPMTTLPHPWLDCPIIVSGERPAGALLEQHP